CGAGAGTTCCGTGATCAGTCGATCCCGCTCCATTTCGGCTTCTTTTCGCTCAATAGCGTACCGCAGGGAGCGAAGCAGGATGCCCGGAGAGATGTCGGCCTTGTATAGGTAGTCTTGGGCCCCCTCCTTGATGAGGCGGATGGCCTCGGAGTCGTCCTCGAGGGAGGAGAGGATGACGATGGGAACATGGGGCGAGTGGGACTGCACCCGCTCGAAGGTGTTTTTTCCCTCGCTGTCGGGCAGCATTAAATCCAGGATAACCGCGTCAAAGTGTCCCGACGAGAGGCTCTCAAGACCGTCCTCCAGACAGGAGGCGGTTTCTATCATGAGAGGGATCTCCTTGATACCACACACCATGCCCTCGATGAGCCGGGCGTACATGGGATGGTCCTCCACCAGGAGTATCCTGATCGATCGTGTTTCTTCTGTAAGCATTGTGAGTGTGGCTATTATCAGGTTGCTTTCTTGGTCACGTTTGGATAATCGGCGGCGATACAGTCCGGGCAGATGCCGGAACCAAGGTCCACGGTGGTGTGGGCGGCGATGTATTCGTTGATTTTATTCCGGTATTCATCATCGTCCCGAACGCGTTTGCACCGGGCGCAGACCGGAAGGAGTTCCCGAAGCGTTTGATTCTCTGAAAGAGCGTGTTCAAGCTCGGTGGTGAGTTCCCCCCTTTGTTCGTCGGATCGCTTTCTTAAAAAGATATTCGTGAAAATCTCCATCGCCATATGAAAAAACAGCCGCTCCTCCACTGCGATATTCTTCTGTTTTCTGGACACAAGCTGGATAACACCGATGAGGGTGCCCTCGGAATCTGTGATCGGCATGGTTATCAGGGAGCTCATGGCAAGCTCGAATATCCGGGAGCGAAAGTTTTTCAGATCTTCATGATTCCGGACGTCCGAGGCGAATATCGTCTCTCTGGTACGGGCCACGTGAGCGGAAATATATCTTGTATCATCCAGGGACACGTCCGGCATTTTTTCACCCGCCTCGCCTTCATGAAGCCCCACAACGGCTATCGCCTTCAGTTGGTTCGTCTCCTCATTGTAGAGATGTACCGCGCCGAAGTCGAATTCCATCATCACCACCAGACTCGTTAATATCCACTGACATAAATCTGAAATGTCCTTCGTATGAATGGACGCTTCGGCGAGGATATGAAACGCCTCCCGCTCCCGCTTGAGGAGATCCTCCATCCTTCTTCGCTCGGCGATCTCCTCGGCCATCTTTTCATTGGCCGATACCAGTTCCTCTGTTCGCTCCCGTACGTGTTGTTCCAGTTCATCTTTAGACTTTTTCAATTCTTCCTGAGACAGCTTTTGATCGGTGATATCCTCGGTATGAAGAATCACCGAATCGGGAGGTACATACGCGTAACTGAGGGAGCAATACCGAACCTTCTTGACATTCCAGAAACGAAAGAGCATCTCCTTTTTAAAGATATTCTTCTTGCTGTAACAGTATTGTATATCCTGAATCACCTCGGGATTGTCATGGTGGACCTCTTGCAGGTTTTTCCCCACCAGAGCCGATATACGTCCATCGGTGAACTCCTTGGCGGAGTCGTTGAAGCCGATCAGTATAAAATCGTTGTCGGTTTTCTGCCAGATGTATGTGGGGATGGGCAGTGCCTGAAACTGGGTTCTCAGCCGCTCTTCGGATTGACGGATACGCTCCTCTGTCCGGTGTCGTTCAATCGCGTATCGGATTGCCCTGACGAGGACGCTCGGATTAACCTCTCCCTTGTAGAGGTAATCCTGAACCCCGGCCTTGAGGGCTTCCAGTGCGACCTGTTCATCCTCGATTGAGGTCAGGATGACAATGGAGATGTCGGGAGCGGCCTGGTTCACCCGTAAAAACGTATCCAGCCCCTCGCTGTCGGGAAGGATCAAATCCAGGAGCACCACGTCCACGTCGTTGTTCTCGAGGTAATCCAACCCTTCGCCCAGGGAGATAACATGATCGGAATTGATGTATCCGCCCATGCGATCTTCTATCATTTCTCTGATGAGCCGGGCGTATCCTCGATCATCCTCGATGAGCAATACGTTAATCGGTCTTTTTTTGGATTCTGTCATATCCGGATGCAAAGCAATGTAATACTCGATTCTTTCATATGTCGGCGATATATCGAATTGCTAAAATTGATAATACAAAACATTTTATCAAGTTTAGTCAGGGATGTAAACTGCAAATGTGCCGGGAGGGTCGATCGAGTGGCTGGGAATGTGCGGAATACTCATGTTCGTCGGCGGGTTGCTATTTGGGCTTGCGCGACTCTGTGGAAGTTACGTCGGGATACAGCTTATCGGAGCACTCGGGACAAATACCATGGGTGAAATGGGCGTCGGAATGACTCGAGATGTATTCCTCCAGTTTGTTCCAGTAGCCCGCGTCGTCTCTGATCTTTTTGCATACGGAGCAGATGGGGATGAGGCCTGAGAGGGTATTAACCCTCTTGAAGGCCTCTTTCAATTCGGAGATAAGGGTTTCCCTTGTTTTTCGAGCCATTGTTTGTTCCGTGATATCGGTAATCACCTCTACCATCTCGGTCATATTTCCGTCATCGTCGATGATGGGAAACGATTTCTCCGAAATCCAGCGGGATTCACCGTCGGGACGTATGATTCGATATTCCCGCTCCATCCTCGTGCCGGGTGGGCCGGACGGGGACTTCTCGAACGCCTTCATATCCCCGGGATGGATCATGTGTTCCCACAGGTCGGGCTGCTGTAAGTGGATCTCCGGAGTGATGCCGGATATCTGCTCAAAGGACGACGTCAGGGAGGTGATATTTCCCTCGAGGTCGGTGAATCGCCAGAAAACATCGGGAATGACGTCCGTCATTTTACGAAGGCGCAGTTCACTGGCTCGGAGGGCCTTCTCCGCCTGTTTTCTCTGGGTGATGACCCGGGCGACTCCCAGGATCGATGGACTTCCATCGTCGGTGACGGAGATCTTCGCCTGAATTTCCAGTGTCTGGGGTGAGCCGCTTTTGTCTATAATCTCCATTTCCAGCGGGCCGGTGACGGTTCTGTCTGTGAATATGGCGTCGACGGACTTTTTGAAATCCCCGGCGCCCTCACGGGCATCGGGAGGGATAAACCGGGTAATGTTTTTGTGAAGGATTTCATCCTCGACATATCCGGTCTCACGGGTGACCGCCCTGTTGACGAACCTGATGGTGCCGTCCATACTGAGGATAAATATCATGTCCTGAACATTGTCCACCAGATGACGGTACGAATGCTGGGACTGCCTCAGGGCGCGCTCGGTATGAATACGGTCTCTGATCTCACTTTCAAGGTGCCGGTTTGCACTGACAAGCTCAAGGGTACGCTCCTGGATGAGCCGCTCCAGGTTCTCCCGGGAATTTCGCATCTCTTCTTCATGTATTTTCCGTTCCGTGATGTCCTCGCAGGTGCAGACGACAAACATCGGTTCTCCCCGGTCGTTTTTTACAATGTCGGAGTTGAGCCTGACATGAAAGTGCGATCCGTCCTTTCTGACGTTAACGGTCTCCCGGATTTTTCCCTTCATGGTCCTGATATAGTCGAGGTCCATCTTATGCCATGATTCCCTGGCGCCGAATATGCGGGACTCCTTGCCAAGCAGCTCGCGGCGATTCCAGCCGTGCATGGCGGCGTCCGCGGGATTGGTATAGATGATGACGCCCGAAAGATCCGTGATCGTCACTCCCATCCGGGAGCTTTCCACGGCCTTCATCAGCGCGGTCAGTTCATCCTGTTGGGCCATGCGGTTGCTGATATCCCTGATAAAGCAGAGGAGGGATTGCTGATTGCCCCCCCACGTGGTAACCGTCACACGCACCTCCACCGTGGCGATGCGGCCGTCTCCGGAAATTCCCCGGAACGTATATCGGGCGGGCTCATCGTTGCCCTCAAGTCGACTCCGGTATCGATCGACGATCATGTCCACATCATCAGGGTGAATGAAGGATAAGAATGATGTATTGACGACCTCCTCGGCGGATTTTCCCAGAAAATTCAGGAAGCTGGTATTGCAAAACACGATCCGCCCGTCCTGGACGACGATGATGCCGTCGTCGGCGGATTCCACCAGTGTGCGATAGCGGTGTTCCGATTCTTCAACGGCCTTCCGGGCCTGCCATTCTCCGGTGATATCAATAGCAGATATCTGGACGCTGTCGGGTGGGATGAAGGAAAAGCGCATATCCAAGCGCTGCTTTTTGCCGCCTGCATTGAATCGGTACTCTCCTTTCAGAGAGACGCCCTCCCGAGAGGAAAAACATCGTTTGACGGCTTCGATGATTTCCGGGTTCTCCTGATAAACCAGTGAAAGCGCCGTGCCGCCGTCTTCTGCGATGTTTCCGTTGCTCGCTTCTTCGGCGGCGCGATTGTAGTCCATCAGATAGAAGTCATCGTCTCCTTTTCGCCAGGTTGTTACGGGCAGGGGGAAACCCAGAAATTGCGACCGCATGGTCTGTTCGGATTGTCTGAAACTCTTTTCGATGCTGTGAAGTTTTACCGCGTACCGTATGGAACGCTTCAGAATGTCGGGGGTGAGATTGTTCTTTAAAAGACAGTCGTACGCCCCAAATGCGACGGTGGAGAGGGCGATGTCTTCATCGTCGATGGATGTGAGGACAAGCACCGGTACATCGGGGCTCTTTTTCAAAAACTCCCGGAAGGTTTCAACGCCTGTACTGTCGGGGGGAGAGAGAGAAAGGAGCACCACATCGCATTCGCCGTCCTCGAGAAACTCAAGGCCCTGTTGCGGGGTGTTGCACCGAAAGAGGGATGCATTCTCTCCCATCGTGTCCGATATGATGGTTTCGATACGATGGGCCTGATCGGGATCATTTTCGATAAGAAGAACTGAGAAGGGCGGAGTAAGCATGACGTTGGTTCCGATCGAAAGTGAGTGACGGTTTGCGTAAAAAACGCTCCGTTACACCGTGGGCTGTGAATGTGGTATGGTTCCGAAAGATTTCGCAGGGTGTATGATATATCTCTATATATATTATCACATTTTTTGAAAGGGGCGTGTGAAAAAATTTTAATAGTGATATGTATCCGTGCCGGCTGATGAGGTGGTACAGCGCAGGAACTTTCAAGAGGGAGAATCGGGAGCGTTGACAAAAGACGACCGGCCGTATATCATGGCCGCATGAATGGTGATTCATTGATATTATTATCTTATCGAGGTTTCATATCATGAAGAAAAATGAAAAAAAACAATCGGGTCTTTCGGCGGGGTGGCTCTGTGTTCTCCTGGTGCTTTCCGTGGCCTGTGCGGCGTGGCCGTTTTTTACCATGCGGGGGCTGGACGAGGCTCTCATGGAGCCGGAGCCCCACTACGGCATTGTCGCCTTCGAGCTGGCCTACACGCCGGAGAAGGCGGGCGAGATTGTCCGTGTCTGGGGTGATGATCTCGTGCCCCTGGCGAAAAAGAGCCTCATCGTGGATTACCCCTTCATGCCCGCCTACGCCCTGTTGTTTTTCGCCCTCACCCGGCTCTTCGCCCTGATTGCGGGAGGACGTATGGGGGTATGGACAAGAAGGGCGGCGCTGTTTCCCCTGGCGGCGGCGATTTTCGACGCGGTGGAAAACGTGGGGCTGCTGTCGGTGGTCGCCTCCCCGGACGCGATACCGGCATGGGCGCCCGTTGTGGCGGGAATTGCGGCGACGATAAAATTCTCCCTGCTCCTTCTGGCAATGCTCACCTGGCCCGCGGCGGTGCTGGCCCGGCTCGTTGCGGGGAAGAAGCCTGAGCCGCAAACATCTTGACCCGCTCTTCCCGATACCGTACAATAATTCGACCGCCTCTTATAGAGGGAGGTATTCGGCGGCGGATGCGTGGGAGGATGCCATGACCAGACGCGCAATTTATATAATAGTGATCAGTCTTCTGGGCGTATTTTTGGGCGCCTGTTACGGCGTGACCCTGGAGGCGGAGACCGGGGAGACGATCATCCGGGAGTCGTTCAACCTGGAGCTGGCGGGAAGGGATTACGACCGCCTGACCCTGATTCACTGCCACAACGTTGATATCCACGACTGCACCCTGGGAAACCTGATCCTTGACGAGTGCACGAACGTGGACATCTACGGCTGCGTCTTCGACGGCTTCGGCATCGCCGTTTCCGCACATTCCACCTTCAGCGTGGAAATCTACGGCTGTGAGTTCTCCCCGAACTACACGGAATGGGTCGATAAGAAGGACTCGTTCGACATCGACGTCAAGTAGGCCGCCGTTAAAGTGGACGGACGCCTTTGTTTCCAACGACGGGTGACGATATGAAAACCGTACGGATTGTCGCGATTCTGCTGGTGTGTATGCTGGGGGCGGCGTGGGGCTGTTCCCGGACCATATATCCCCTGGGGTACATGGAAACCGCCGAGGTGAAGGGAAAGCTGGGCCTGGAGCTGGTGGCCCGGGAGTTTGGGACCCTCACCCTCATCCGGTGCACCGATGCGACCATCGAGGACTGCGATCTTGCGCACCTCATCCTCATCGAGTGCGTCGGCGTGAGCGTGGAGAACTGCCGCTTTTCCGGCACCGGCACGGCCATCACCGTGGAGAAGAGCGTCTCGGTCGATATCTTCAACATCTCCTTCACCGAGGGGACCTACGATGTGCTGCTGGACCAGATCAAGTCGGTGGATGTGGAGTTCGTGCGATAGCAATACATCCGGTGGATACCGCCGGCATTCGGCGGGGCAGTGTAATTTATTATGGGGGAGGGGGATTTTTCCCGCTGTCCCCTTGGTTTATCGTATCCGTATCCAGAGGATCGAATTATGGTGAAATATTCCAGGATCATGTTAGTGTTCATGATTCTTATTCCGGGTCTTTTTCTTTTTTCCTGCGATAAGATTCCCTTTATCAGTCCGCCCAAGGACATGTCTATCAGCGAGGGTGTGGACGTTGAATTGATCGACGAAAGCTATGCAACCCTCACCATCTCCCGCTGCGTGAATGTGGACATCATCAACTGCTCCATCAAAAACCTGGTGCTTGAGGAGTGCATGAACGTGGATGTGACCGGTTGTGCCTTCAACGGCTCCGGCACCGCCGTGACCACAAAGCGGTGCGCCTTGGTCTCGATTACCGACTGCCGGTTTTCCCCCCGCTACGACCAGAGGCTCTCGGAAACCATGTCCCTGAACGTGGAGATAGAATAATGAGACGGAAGGCGTGGACAGTGCGTGCAATCTCCGCTTCGGCGGTGAAATTCGGCGCCCCGGTGTTGATCGCGTGCGTACTGATCGGGGTTTCTCTTTCGGCGGGTGCGCAGGAGATGTACCTGGTGGGGGACGCCGCCTATACCGGGAAGATCGACGCGGTCATTGCCGGGAAGGGGTTCTACGACCTGACTATGGAGGAGTGCCAGACGATCCTGATCGAAAACTGCGTGATCGATACCCTCACCCTGACCCGGTGCACGGCGGTGAGCATCAGGAACTGTACCATCAAGAACCTGGTGTTGACGGGCTCCGTGAGCGTAGAGGGAGGATACATCACCTTCAACGGCACCGGCGTGGCCATAACCATCACCGACTGCGTGGGCGTGCGCATCACCCAGAGCGACTTTTCCGGCGACTACGACGACCGTCTGGAGGAGACGAGTTCCGCGGCGATTGAGGTGGATACCAAAAGCCGCCCGGCCACCCGGAGAAGAAACAAGTAAAAGGCCGGTTGGGGGGAGAGGGGAGGCCGATGCCTTGTCTTTCTCGGGCCGGGGATGGGTTGTGGGATTGACATCTTGTAATGTGTGGTCCGGGGCGAGATGTGTGGGATGGATGTCTTGTCATCCTTGGGTTGCAAGGACTTCTGTGGGATGCGGTCGACTTCGTGTGGAGCCGGGGGCTGTGTTCCCTCGGCACGGGGGTGGTGGTGTGGGGGAAAAGTCGTGTATTATGTGACTTGTAATGGGTAATGTGGGAATAAGTGCTTGATATCCCTCG
The sequence above is a segment of the Candidatus Zymogenaceae bacterium genome. Coding sequences within it:
- a CDS encoding response regulator; its protein translation is MTESKKRPINVLLIEDDRGYARLIREMIEDRMGGYINSDHVISLGEGLDYLENNDVDVVLLDLILPDSEGLDTFLRVNQAAPDISIVILTSIEDEQVALEALKAGVQDYLYKGEVNPSVLVRAIRYAIERHRTEERIRQSEERLRTQFQALPIPTYIWQKTDNDFILIGFNDSAKEFTDGRISALVGKNLQEVHHDNPEVIQDIQYCYSKKNIFKKEMLFRFWNVKKVRYCSLSYAYVPPDSVILHTEDITDQKLSQEELKKSKDELEQHVRERTEELVSANEKMAEEIAERRRMEDLLKREREAFHILAEASIHTKDISDLCQWILTSLVVMMEFDFGAVHLYNEETNQLKAIAVVGLHEGEAGEKMPDVSLDDTRYISAHVARTRETIFASDVRNHEDLKNFRSRIFELAMSSLITMPITDSEGTLIGVIQLVSRKQKNIAVEERLFFHMAMEIFTNIFLRKRSDEQRGELTTELEHALSENQTLRELLPVCARCKRVRDDDEYRNKINEYIAAHTTVDLGSGICPDCIAADYPNVTKKAT
- a CDS encoding response regulator produces the protein MLTEETRSIRILLVEDHPMYARLIEGMVCGIKEIPLMIETASCLEDGLESLSSGHFDAVILDLMLPDSEGKNTFERVQSHSPHVPIVILSSLEDDSEAIRLIKEGAQDYLYKADISPGILLRSLRYAIERKEAEMERDRLITELSEALKQVRTLSGLLPICSNCRRIRNDKGYWERLEEYIKEHTDADFSHGICPECRAKIYPEFNKK
- a CDS encoding PAS domain S-box protein, whose protein sequence is MLTPPFSVLLIENDPDQAHRIETIISDTMGENASLFRCNTPQQGLEFLEDGECDVVLLSLSPPDSTGVETFREFLKKSPDVPVLVLTSIDDEDIALSTVAFGAYDCLLKNNLTPDILKRSIRYAVKLHSIEKSFRQSEQTMRSQFLGFPLPVTTWRKGDDDFYLMDYNRAAEEASNGNIAEDGGTALSLVYQENPEIIEAVKRCFSSREGVSLKGEYRFNAGGKKQRLDMRFSFIPPDSVQISAIDITGEWQARKAVEESEHRYRTLVESADDGIIVVQDGRIVFCNTSFLNFLGKSAEEVVNTSFLSFIHPDDVDMIVDRYRSRLEGNDEPARYTFRGISGDGRIATVEVRVTVTTWGGNQQSLLCFIRDISNRMAQQDELTALMKAVESSRMGVTITDLSGVIIYTNPADAAMHGWNRRELLGKESRIFGARESWHKMDLDYIRTMKGKIRETVNVRKDGSHFHVRLNSDIVKNDRGEPMFVVCTCEDITERKIHEEEMRNSRENLERLIQERTLELVSANRHLESEIRDRIHTERALRQSQHSYRHLVDNVQDMIFILSMDGTIRFVNRAVTRETGYVEDEILHKNITRFIPPDAREGAGDFKKSVDAIFTDRTVTGPLEMEIIDKSGSPQTLEIQAKISVTDDGSPSILGVARVITQRKQAEKALRASELRLRKMTDVIPDVFWRFTDLEGNITSLTSSFEQISGITPEIHLQQPDLWEHMIHPGDMKAFEKSPSGPPGTRMEREYRIIRPDGESRWISEKSFPIIDDDGNMTEMVEVITDITEQTMARKTRETLISELKEAFKRVNTLSGLIPICSVCKKIRDDAGYWNKLEEYISSHSDAHFTHGICPECSDKLYPDVTSTESRKPK